A single genomic interval of Drosophila virilis strain 15010-1051.87 chromosome 2, Dvir_AGI_RSII-ME, whole genome shotgun sequence harbors:
- the RPA1 gene encoding replication protein A 70 kDa DNA-binding subunit encodes MAPIASLSTGVIARIMNGEDVSQPVLQILGIKRINTNSDQERYRLLMSDGKYYNSYAMLASQLNEMQNRGLLNENTIVRLDKYMTSMVGKEGSGKRVLIVTELTVLNSGDEVKSKIGDPVTYENAAKQDTAPKPAAVAASVPVKKEQSYNNNNNNNHTMNSTLNGTLNSSLTHPISSLSPYQNKWVIKARVTSKTAIRTWSNARGEGKLFSMDLMDESGEIRATAFKEQCDKFYDLIEVDNVYFFSKCQLKPANKQYSQLKNDYEMTFTNETMVQPCDDEDNGGIPEIKFDLVPISQVANMENKEAVDTIGICKEVGELQAFTSRTTNKEFKKRELTLVDMSNAAVTLTLWGDEAVNFDGHVQPVILVKGSRINEFNGGKSLSMGGGSILKINPDIPEAHKLRGWFDNGGGDNISNMVSARTGGGSFSTDWVTLKDARLRNLGSGDKPDYFQCKAVVHIVKQENAFYKACPQADCNKKVVDEGNGQYRCERCNAAFPNFKYRLLINMSIGDWTSNRWVTCFSETGEQLLKHNAQEVGEALENDPAAAEKMFADINFSSYIFKLRCKNEMYGDMTRNKLTVQSMTPINYKEYNKHLIKELKEMTGIGPAH; translated from the exons ATGGCACCGATTGCAAGTCTTAGCACAGGCGTCATTGCG CGCATCATGAATGGGGAGGATGTGTCGCAGCCGGTGCTGCAAATTTTGGGCATCAAACGAATTAATACCAATTCGGATCAGGAACGTTACCGGCTGCTTATGTCCGATGGCAAATATTACAATAGCTATGCCATGTTAGCAAGCCAACTGAATGAAATGCAGAACAGGGGACTGCTCAATGAGAACACCATTGTGCGTCTGGATAAATACATGACCTCCATGGTGGGCAAAGAAGGCTCCGGGAA ACGCGTGCTCATTGTTACCGAGCTTACTGTGCTGAACTCGGGCGATGAAGTAAAATCCAAAATAGGCGACCCTGTCACCTACGAGAATGCGGCCAAACAGGACACCGCTCCAaagccagctgctgttgcggcaaGTGTCCCAGTGAAAAAGGAACAgtcatacaacaacaacaacaataataaccaCACAATGAATAGCACGTTGAACGGAACACTCAACTCCAGCCTCACACATCCCATTTCCAGTCTGAGCCCGTATCAGAACAAATGGGTTATCAAGGCACGTGTTACCTCGAAGACGGCCATACGGACCTGGAGTAATGCGCGCGGCGAGGGCAAGCTTTTTAGCATGGATTTAATGGACGAATCCGGCGAAATTCGCGCCACTGCCTTTAAAGAGCAGTGTGATAAGTTCTATGATCTTATCGAGGTGGACAATGTCTATTTCTTTTCCAAGTGCCAGCTTAAGCCGGCCAATAAGCAGTATTCACAGCTGAAAAATGATTACGAGATGACTTTCACCAACGAGACAATGGTGCAGCCATGCGATGATGAGGACAATGGTGGCATACCCGAAATTAAGTTTGATTTGGTGCCAATTTCGCAAGTGGCAAACATGGAAAACAAGGAGGCCGTTGATACAATAGGCATTTGCAAGGAAGTAGGCGAACTGCAGGCCTTTACTTCGCGTACGACCAATAAGGAGTTTAAAAAACGCGAACTCACTTTGGTGGACATGAGCAATGCCGCCGTCACTCTAACGCTATGGGGCGATGAAGCCGTCAATTTCGATGGACATGTGCAGCCAGTCATCTTGGTCAAGGGTTCGCGCATCAATGAATTCAATGGCGGCAAAAGTCTCAGCATGGGCGGTGgctcaattcttaaaattaatcCCGACATTCCGGAGGCCCACAAGCTACGCGGCTGGTTTGACAACGGTGGCGGTGATAATATAAGCAATATGGTCTCCGCGCGCACTGGCGGTGGAAGCTTCAGTACTGACTGGGTAACGCTCAAGGATGCTCGCCTGCGCAATCTTGGGTCAGGTGACAAACCGGACTACTTCCAGTGCAAGGCAGTTGTGCACATTGTTAAACAGGAGAACGCCTTCTACAAGGCGTGCCCGCAAGCGGACTGCAACAAGAAGGTTGTCGATGAGGGCAATGGCCAGTACCGCTGCGAGCGCTGCAATGCAGCATTTCCCAACTTCAAGTATCGCCTGCTGATTAAT ATGAGCATTGGCGATTGGACTTCGAACCGCTGGGTGACCTGTTTCAGCGAGACAGGCGAACAGCTGCTCAAGCACAACGCTCAGGAAGTTGGTGAGGCTTTGGAGAACgatccagctgctgctgaaaaAATGTTTGCCGACATTAATTTCTCATcatacattttcaaattgcgctgcaaaaatgaaatgtaCGGCGACATGACGCGCAACAAGCTAACCGTTCAATCGATGACCCCCATCAATTACAAGGAATACAACAAACATCTTATCAAAGAGCTTAAGGAAATGACAGGCATTGGACCTGCCCATTAG
- the FBXO11 gene encoding F-box only protein 11 — MPSASFTSSRTYVRRSRRKGANRIAMPNRPTGNIMDPMLQQSVHAQQNNAATTSTASVAASAAGSSNSSNNSNSNNNNAAPGSANSTEYFDSGQSTSSAAGGSSSNGTTGPSSGLNQNQSMSNIYNAVQIMDTSDGNSALASTSSAAGPSNSSSNSLTCNSNFPSTSAASQNSSTSCCHQSPYDLRRKISAVNNHDQWCSTGTSAGQSVAIMVGPASSSPPLLNPSTSPASSSSASSSSSASSSSSPSAIVQAPSTSATFPVNNAPTTGATLAQPPNVHSSVPQQQHCGALPVGGAAAVIEENNYMLPARKRSRRLYTQSGEADTAAMPSMEAGSGGSAASGGGPTAAQYLQYELADEVLLAIFSYLLEQDLCRLALVCKRFNTIANDTELWKRLYQSVFEYDLPLFNPELCKFVFEKPEESEFANPWKESFRQLYRGVHVRPGHQDRRQPGRSIVFFNTIQAALDYPEERAAAAFASGSNAGAGAGNLNAGLSNTSSAGSGGAASVNALANIYEENVPPAEHPGPLIFLHAGHYKGEYLFIDSDVALVGAAPGNVAESVVLEREAGSTVMFVEGAKYAYVGYLTLKFSPEVTSTVSHHKHYCLDIGENCSPTVDNCIIRSTSVVGAAVCVGGVSANPVIRNCDISDCENVGLYVTDYAQGTYEHNEISRNALAGIWVKNFASPIMRENHIHHGRDVGIFTFENGMGYFEKNDIHNNRIAGFEVKAGANPTVVKCEIHHGQTGGIYVHENGLGQFIENRIHSNNFAGVWITSNSNPTIRKNEIYNGHQGGVYIFGEGRGLIEHNNIYGNALAGIQIRTNSDPIVRHNKIHHGQHGGIYVHEKGQGLIEENEVYSNTLAGVWITTGSTPVLRRNRIHSGKQVGVYFYDNGHGKLEDNDIFNHLYSGVQIRTGSNPVIRGNKIWGGQNGGVLVYNGGLGLLEQNEIFDNAMAGVWIKTDSNPTLKRNKIYDGRDGGICIFNGGKGILEENDIFRNTQAGVLISTQSHPILRRNRIYDGQAAGVEITNNATATLEHNQIFKNKFGGLCLASGVQPITRGNNIFNNEDEVEKAVSSGQCLYKISSYTSFPMHDFYRCQTCNTTDRNAICVNCIKNCHAGHDVEFIRHDRFFCDCGAGTLSNQCQLQGEPTQDTDTLYDSAAPMESHTLMVN; from the exons atgCCCAGCGCCTCGTTCACATCATCGCGCACCTATGTGCGCCGCTCCAGACGAAAAGGAGCCAATCGCATTGCCATGCCAAATCGCCCCACTGGCAATATAATGGATCCCATGCTGCAGCAGTCTGTGCATGCCCAGCAAAACAATGCCGCAACCACAAGCACAGCCTCCgtggcagcatcagcagctggAAGTAGCAATAGCTCCAACAATagtaacagtaacaacaataatgcaGCTCCTGGCAGCGCCAACTCCACGGAGTACTTCGACAGCGGTCAGTCGACGAGTAGTGCCGCtgggggcagcagcagcaatggtaCAACCGGACCCTCCTCTGGTCTTAATCAAAACCAGAGCATGAGTAATATCTACAATGCTGTGCAGATTATGGACACCTCCGACGGCAATTCCGCTCTGGCCAGCACCTCGTCGGCCGCCGGtccaagcaacagcagcagcaacagcctcACCTGCAACTCAAACTTTCCCAGCACATCGGCTGCCAGTCAGAATAGCAGCACCTCCTGCTGCCATCAGTCGCCATATGATCTGCGTCGCAAGATATCCGCTGTGAACAACCACGACCAATGGTGCTCCACAGGCACCAGCGCTGGCCAATCGGTGGCCATAATGGTTGGTCCAGCCAGCAGTTCGCCACCTCTATTAAATCCCAGCACATCACCTGCCAGCAGCTCCTCAGCTTCAAGCTCGTCATCAgcctcgtcgtcgtcatcgccATCGGCCATTGTGCAGGCACCATCAACCAGCGCCACCTTTCCCGTAAACAATGCGCCCACAACAGGTGCAACGCTTGCCCAGCCACCGAATGTGCATAGTTCcgtgccgcagcagcaacattgcGGTGCGCTTCCAGTGGGCGGTGCAGCAGCGGTCATTGAGGAGAATAATTATATGTTGCCGGCACGCAAACGCTCGCGACGCCTCTACACGCAGAGTGGGGAGGCCGACACGGCGGCAATGCCCAGCATGGAAGCGGGCAGTGGCGGTAGTGCGGCGAGCGGAGGTGGACCCACGGCCGCCCAATATCTGCAGTATGAATTGGCAGATGAGGTGCTTCTGGCCATATTCTCTTACCTGCTAGAACAGGATCTGTGCCGACTGGCTCTGGTGTGCAAACGATTCAATACCATTGCCAACGACACGGAATTATGGAAGCGTCTCTATCAGTCTGTCTTTGAGTACGATTTACCTCTGTTTAATCCGGAGCTGTGTAAATTTGTCTTTGAGAAGCCCGAGGAATCTGAATTTGCCAATCCCTGGAAGGAGAGCTTCCGTCAGCTCTATCGTGGCGTTCATGTTCGTCCTGGCCATCAGGACAGACGGCAACCTGGTCGCAGCATTGTCTTCTTTAATACTATACAAGCAGCTCTCGATTATCCTGAGGAGCGTGCCGCTGCAGCCTTTGCCTCGGGCTCCAatgctggcgctggcgctggtaATCTCAATGCTGGTCTCTCAAACACCAGTAGCGCCGGCAGCGGAGGCGCCGCCAGCGTCAATGCCCTGGCCAACATATACGAAGAGAATGTGCCGCCAGCGGAGCATCCAGGTCCACTCATCTTCCTGCATGCCGGCCACTACAAAGGAGAATATCTATTCATTGACTCCGACGTGGCACTCGTAGGGGCGGCGCCCGGCAACGTGGCCGAGTCTGTGGTGCTCGAACGAGAGGCCGGCTCCACTGTGATGTTTGTGGAGGGCGCCAAATACGCCTATGTAGGCTACCTGACGCTCAAATTTTCCCCAGAGGTCACGTCCACGGTGTCGCATCACAAGCACTACTGCCTGGACATCGGTGAGAACTGCTCGCCAACGGTGGACAACTGCATCATACGCTCCACATCTGTGGTCGGTGCCGCTGTCTGCGTTGGTGGCGTCAGTGCCAATCCCGTTATACGCAACTGTGACATCAGCGACTGCGAAAATGTTGGCCTCTATGTAACGGACTATGCCCAGGGGACCTACGAGCACAACGAGATCAGCCGCAATGCCTTGGCCGGCATTTGGGTAAAGAACTTCGCGAGCCCCATAATGCGTGAGAATCACATACATCATGGACGCGATGTGGGGATATTCACCTTTGAAAATGGCATG GGCTATTTTGAGAAGAACGATATACACAACAATCGCATTGCTGGTTTTGAGGTCAAGGCTGGAGCCAATCCCACGGTGGTCAAATGTGAGATACATCATGGACAGACGGGAGGCATCTATGTGCATGAGAATGGACTGGGACAGTTTATTGAAAATCGAATACACTCGAATAATTTTGCAg GCGTGTGGATAACATCGAACAGCAATCCCACCATACGCAAGAACGAAATCTATAATGGCCATCAGGGTGGCGTCTATATCTTTGGCGAGGGTCGCGGACTGATTGAGCACAACAACATCTATGGGAACGCGTTGGCTGGTATTCAGATACGGACGAACAGCGATCCGATTGTGCGGCACAACAAGATTCATCATGGCCAGCATGGCGGCATTTATGTGCACGAGAAGGGTCAGGGTCTGATTGAGGAGAATGAGGTGTACTCCAATACATTGGCTGGCGTGTGGATAACAACGGGCAGCACTCCAGTGCTGCGACGTAATCGCATTCACTCCGGCAAGCAAGTGGGCGTCTATTTCTATGATAATGGGCATGGCAAGCTGGAGGATAACGACATCTTTAACCATCTGTATTCGGGTGTGCAGATACGCACTGGCAGCAATCCGGTGATACGTGGCAACAAGATCTGGGGCGGCCAGAATGGCGGCGTGCTGGTCTACAATGGCGGACTGGGTCTGCTCGAGCAGAATGAGATTTTTGACAATGCCATGGCCGGCGTATGGATAAAAACCGACTCGAATCCCACGCTCAAACGGAACAAGATCTACGATGGACGCGATGGCGGCATATGCATATTCAATGGCGGCAAGGGTATACTCGAAGAGAACGATATATTTCGTAATACGCAGGCGGGCGTCCTGATCTCTACGCAATCGCATCCGATACTGCGACGCAATCGCATCTATGACGGACAAGCGGCTGGCGTAGAGATAACCAACAATGCAACAGCTACGCTAGAGCACAATCAGATATTCAAGAATAAATTCGGTGGCCTGTGCCTGGCCAGCGGTGTGCAGCCAATTACGCGCGGCAATAACATATTCAACAACGAGGATGAGGTGGAGAAGGCCGTATCCAGCGGCCAGTGCCTGTATAAGATAAGCAGCTATACATCCTTTCCCATGCATGACTTTTATCGCTGCCAGACCTGCAATACAACGGATCGGAATGCTATATGCGTGAATTGCATAAAGAACTGTCATGCCGGACATGATGTTGAATTTATACGACACGATCG TTTCTTTTGTGACTGCGGTGCCGGCACCCTGTCCAATCAGTGTCAGCTGCAGGGCGAGCCCACGCAGGACACGGACACGCTCTATGACTCGGCAGCACCCATGGAATCGCACACACTGATGGTTAACTAg
- the LOC6631219 gene encoding L-asparaginase 1: MASATCLCSSKKESRVHVIYTGGSIGMMRNDAGALVAIKNELFNRLREYPCCHDKTYKQSSENEDQWLVLPTVEGELRVLYDLDEYTSVTDSSCMNAKDWQRIANDVGDAYHRYDGFVILHGTDTMAYTASALAFLLENLGKPVVVTGAQLPIFDMRTDGRDNFIGSLMLAGNYNIPEVLIVFGGRVLRGCRSTKVNPDSFHAFESPNHPFLGTIGANIDINGRKIFRSCNLGTFSLHTELEPNVGLLRIYPGITAAAVRAFLSEPMKGVVIQSFGVGNLPSNDDELMDEICKAVKRGVLIVNISQCPKGSVSPINVAGTWMETGVISGCDMTQEAALTKLAYVLGKREWDFCNKKNMLEVSLRGEMTTNKAAKINDIDFIEGVARTLHLSMSSERHQMCSIFFPALVEAAVRDDDVVKLKNLRQYGANLSDTNTEGRTALHLACFLGKQDSVKCLLAEGSPVDLTDRFNRTPLHEAIDSDNHEIIQLLLKKGAVLPEEPVELAEKLRSLTEHDRIERLESYRLAGANLDVVDGTGRSALHHACQLGKTDVVKYLLPFYENPSIKDSLGLGPIQYAKVGNHCDIVAMLCASKQN, translated from the exons ATGGCAAGCGCCACATGTCTGTGCAGCTCAAAAAAGGAATCGCGTGTGCATGTCATCTACACCGGAGGTTCTATTGGCATGATGCGCAATGATGCGGGCG cCTTGGTGGCCATAAAAAATGAGTTATTCAACCGACTGCGCGAATATCCCTGCTGCCACGATAAAACCTACAAGCAGTCCAGCGAAAATGAAGATCAGTGGCTGGTTTTGCCAACAGTGGAAGGCGAATTACGTGTGCTGTATGATTTGGATGAATATACGTCGGTAACGGACTCTAGCTGCATGAACGCGAAGGACTGGCAACGCATAGCCAACGACGTGGGC GACGCCTACCATCGATACGATGGTTTCGTTATACTGCATGGAACGGACACCATGGCCTATACGGCCTCTGCGCTGGCTTTTTTGCTGGAGAATTTGGGTAAACCCGTTGTGGTTACGGGCGCCCAGTTACCCATTTTCGATATGCGAACAGATGGACGGGACAACTTTATTGGGTCGTTGATGCTGGCGGGCAACTATAACATTCCCGAGGTGTTGATCGTTTTTGGTGGTCGGGTGTTGCGTGGCTGCCGCAGCACAAAGGTTAACCCGGACTCATTTCATGCATTCGAATCGCCCAATCATCCGTTTCTCGGAACAATTGGCGCAAATATCGACATTAATGGCCGCAAAATATTTAGATCCTGCAATCTGGGTACCTTCTCGCTGCACACAGAGCTGGAGCCTAATGTGGGTTTGCTGCGCATCTATCCAGGCATcactgcagctgcagtgcGAGCCTTTCTCAGCGAGCCCATGAAGGGCGTTGTTATACAGAGCTTTGGGGTCGGCAATTTGCCCAGCAACGATGACGAACTCATGGATGAGATTTGCAAGGCCGTCAAACGTGGAGTCCTGATTGTGAATATATCGCAATGTCCAAAGGGCTCAGTTTCTCCCATTAACGTGGCGGGCACTTGGATGGAAACGGGCGTGATCTCGGGCTGTGATATGACACAGGAGGCTGCGTTAACAAAGTTAGCCTATGTGCTTGGCAAAAGGGAATGGGActtttgcaataaaaaaaatatgctggAGGTAAGCTTGCGCGGCGAGATGACCACCAACAAAGCGGCAAAAATAAACGATATTGATTTCATTGAGGGCGTGGCACGCACATTGCATTTATCCATGTCCAGCGAGCGGCATCAAATGTGCTCCATATTCTTTCCGGCGCTTGTCGAGGCAGCCGTCAGGGATGACGATGTGGTTAAGTTGAAAAATCTGCGACAATACGGTGCAAACCTCAGCGATACCAATACCGAGGGACGCACTGCACTGCATCTGGCCTGTTTTCTGGGCAAACAAGACAGCGTCAAGTGCCTGCTGGCAGAGGGTTCTCCCGTGGACCTGACCGATCGATTCAATCGGACGCCACTGCACGAAGCCATCGATTCGGATAATCATGAGATTATTCAACTATTGCTAAAGAAGGGCGCTGTGCTGCCGGAAGAGCCAGTGGAGTTGGCAGAGAAACTGCGCTCCCTGACCGAGCATGACCGAATCGAACGTCTAGAGTCCTATCGCTTGGCGGGTGCAAATCTAGATGTAGTCGACGGCACCGGTCGTTCAGCGCTTCATCATGCATGCCAGCTGGGCAAAACAGATGTGGTGAAATATCTGTTGCCCTTTTATGAGAATCCCAGTATTAAGGACTCGCTCGGCCTGGGGCCTATACAATATGCCAAGGTGGGCAATCATTGTGACATTGTGGCCATGTTATGTGCAAGCAAACAGAATTAA